In one Nicotiana sylvestris chromosome 8, ASM39365v2, whole genome shotgun sequence genomic region, the following are encoded:
- the LOC104231536 gene encoding non-specific lipid transfer protein GPI-anchored 7-like: MFSSKLSLLITVALMAATTTLTVAQPPSCASKLVPCAPYLNSTKPPASCCDPLREAVTKDLDCLCNLYENPTLLPSLGINVTQALALPKACNIPGDISACKAAAPKSSGSSPSGTTPVTPAAKDKNGVSRIAGTGMSSVLMLCASIVLA, translated from the exons atgTTCTCCTCCAAACTCTCCTTACTGATCACGGTGGCGCTGATGGCGGCAACCACCACACTAACGGTGGCCCAACCACCGTCATGTGCTTCTAAATTAGTACCATGTGCACCTTACCTCAACTCAACAAAGCCACCGGCTTCTTGCTGTGACCCACTCAGAGAAGCCGTGACCAAAGATCTTGATTGTCTCTGCAACCTGTACGAAAATCCTACGTTGTTGCCCTCTCTTGGTATTAATGTTACTCAAGCACTTGCTCTTCCTAAGGCCTGTAATATCCCCGGCGATATTAGCGCTTGTAAAG CTGCTGCTCCAAAAAGTTCAGGTTCTTCTCCTTCTGGGACAACGCCAG TCACACCAGCTGCAAAAGATAAAAATGGAGTGAGCAGGATTGCAGGGACCGGAATGTCAAGCGTACTCATGCTCTGCGCTTCTATCGTGCTTGCTTAG
- the LOC104231537 gene encoding FAM10 family protein At4g22670-like, which yields MEPAKLNELKQFVEQCKSNPSILSNPSLSFFRDYIESLGGKLPPSAYDTGDYKAKSHVVDESDDEVGDDENDAHAKGAVEEDEEPEIIESDIELDESDSVEPDNDEPQKMGDPSVEVTEEARDASQESKAQAMEAISEGKLEEAIEHLTKAVLLNPTSAIMYAARASVYIKMKKPNAAIRDANAALEINPDSAKGYKSRGIARAMLGKWEEATKDLHLASKLDYDEEISAVLKKVEPNAHRIEEHRRKYDRLRKERGDRKNERERQRRKAEAQAAYEKAKKQEESSSSRRAGGMPGGFPGGMPGGFPGGMPGGFPGMPGGFPGGMPGGSPGDMPGGSPGAMPGGFPGAMPGGMPGNMDYSKILNDPELMAAFKDPDVMAALQDVMKNPANLAKHQANPKVAPIIAKMMSKFAGSN from the exons ATGGAGCCGGCGAAGTTGAATGAACTGAAGCAATTCGTCGAACAGTGCAAATCCAATCCTTCTATTCTCTCTAAtccttctctttccttcttccgTGACTACATTGAAAG tCTCGGTGGTAAACTTCCTCCGTCTGCTTACGATACTGGAGATTACAAAGCG AAGTCTCATGTGGTGGATGAGAGTGATGACGAGGTGGGTGATGATGAGAACGATGCTCATGCTAAAGGGGCGGTTGAAGAAGACGAGGAGCCTGAGATAATTGAATCTGATATTGAGCTTGATGAGAGTGACTCTGTGGAACCTGACAATGATGAGCCGCAAAAG ATGGGAGACCCTTCTGTTGAGGTGACTGAAGAAGCCCGCGATGCTTCTCAAGAGTCCAAAGCCCAGGCCATGGAAGCAATTTCTGAAG GTAAGCTAGAAGAGGCAATTGAGCATCTTACAAAGGCAGTTCTCCTCAATCCTACATCAGCAATTATGTATGCTGCTAGAG CTAGTGTGTATATCAAGATGAAGAAGCCAAATGCTGCCATACGAGATGCAAATGCAGCGTTAGAG ATAAACCCAGATTCTGCTAAAGGTTACAAATCACGTGGCATTGCCCGTGCCATGCTGGGAAAATGGGAGGAGGCTACTAAGGATCTTCACTTGGCTTCAAAGCTGGACTATGATGAGGAAATAAGTGCTGTGCTTAAGAAG GTTGAGCCAAATGCACATAGAATTGAAGAACACCGCAGGAAGTATGATAGGCTGCGCAAAGAACGAGGAGATAGAAAGAATGAGCGTGAGAGACAACGAAGAAAGGCTGAAGCTCAG GCTGCTTATGAGAAGGCCAAGAAGCAAGAAGAATCCTCATCAAGTAGGAGAGCTGGTGGCATGCCTGGTGGCTTCCCTGGTGGAATGCCAGGAGGGTTTCCTGGGGGCATGCCCGGGGGTTTTCCTGGCATGCCAGGAGGGTTTCCTGGGGGCATGCCCGGGGGCTCTCCTGGGGACATGCCTGGTGGCTCTCCTGGGGCCATGCCGGGAGGCTTTCCTGGGGCCATGCCTGGAGGAATGCCTGGTAACATGGACTACAGCAAAATACTGAAT GACCCTGAGTTAATGGCGGCATTCAAGGATCCAGATGTCATGGCTGCCCTGCAAGATG TGATGAAGAACCCTGCTAATTTGGCCAAGCATCAGGCAAATCCTAAAGTTGCTCCAATTATTGCGAAAATGATGAGCAAATTTGCTGGAAGTAACTGA